One part of the Bacillus alveayuensis genome encodes these proteins:
- a CDS encoding integrase (product_source=COG0582; cath_funfam=1.10.443.10; cog=COG0582; pfam=PF00589; superfamily=56349), protein MMLLLETGIRASECIGIRLSDIDFQRSRMLIQNTIGYRLRYVLIQKK, encoded by the coding sequence ATGATGCTTTTACTTGAAACAGGTATAAGGGCTTCTGAATGTATAGGGATTCGATTATCAGACATAGATTTTCAACGTTCACGAATGCTTATTCAAAATACAATAGGTTATAGGCTACGTTATGTACTGATTCAAAAAAAATGA
- a CDS encoding putative amidohydrolase (product_source=COG0388; cath_funfam=3.60.110.10; cog=COG0388; pfam=PF00795; superfamily=56317) codes for MKLRVSAVQYHLHTINSFEEFANQVEHYIKTAQEFDADFVLFPEFFTTQLMSIGNEQGQPLTIQDLPDFTEQYRSLFINLAKQTKMHIIGGTHVIRKGDRLYNVAHLFYPDGRVAEQAKLHITPTEVKEWNMSPGDGLQVFETDKGTIAMLTCYDIEFPEIVRMAKAKGADVIFCPSCTDDRHGFHRVRYTSHARAVENQVYVVTTGTVGSLPTVDFMRANFGQAAVITPNDIPFPPRGILVEGEINHDMVVTADLDLELLYQVREKGSVTTWRDRRTDLYPDWK; via the coding sequence ATGAAATTAAGAGTCTCAGCTGTTCAATATCATCTCCATACTATCAATTCTTTTGAGGAATTTGCCAATCAAGTCGAGCATTATATTAAAACGGCTCAAGAATTTGATGCAGATTTTGTTTTATTCCCAGAATTTTTTACAACTCAGCTCATGTCGATTGGCAATGAACAAGGACAGCCTTTAACGATTCAAGATCTTCCAGATTTTACAGAACAGTATCGTTCTTTGTTTATAAATTTGGCTAAGCAAACAAAGATGCATATTATTGGGGGAACCCATGTCATTCGTAAAGGCGACCGATTGTACAACGTTGCTCATTTGTTCTACCCAGACGGAAGAGTCGCAGAGCAAGCAAAGCTTCATATTACGCCTACGGAAGTAAAGGAATGGAACATGTCACCTGGCGATGGCCTACAAGTGTTTGAGACCGACAAAGGAACGATTGCGATGTTGACCTGCTATGACATCGAATTTCCAGAGATCGTTCGCATGGCTAAAGCGAAAGGTGCCGATGTTATTTTCTGTCCTTCTTGCACCGATGATCGTCATGGATTCCATCGTGTCCGCTACACAAGCCATGCGAGAGCAGTCGAAAATCAAGTCTATGTCGTTACCACTGGTACGGTTGGTTCTCTTCCTACGGTTGATTTTATGCGGGCGAATTTTGGGCAAGCGGCGGTGATTACACCGAACGATATTCCATTTCCTCCGCGCGGCATCTTAGTCGAAGGAGAAATCAATCATGATATGGTTGTAACCGCTGATCTTGATTTAGAATTATTATACCAAGTTCGTGAAAAAGGATCGGTTACGACATGGCGTGATCGCCGTACAGATCTCTATCCGGATTGGAAATAA
- a CDS encoding glucose-6-phosphate 1-dehydrogenase (product_source=KO:K00036; cath_funfam=3.30.360.10; cog=COG0364; ko=KO:K00036; pfam=PF00479,PF02781; superfamily=51735,55347; tigrfam=TIGR00871) — MNSMTFVLFGATGDLAKRKIFPALYHLFLEQKMSDSFSVVGIGKQELSNNEFQARVETSLKTFSRRLPNDRFKMEEFLRSFRYTSLDVTNMDEYKKLLEIVQQREKELNIPENRMFYLSVAPELFDVIMSNIKESGLGSTKGWKRLIIEKPFGHDLKSAQDLNEKLSQAFEEDEIYRVDHYLGKPMVQNLEALKFANPVFQALWNNQHIANVQITASETVGVEERAGYYDRAGAVRDMFQNHILQLLMMTAMHVPKRISSQDIRNEKRKIMESLRLLQKEEVGLHVVRGQYGPGEIHGKRVVGYKEEPGIDASSTTDTFVAARLWIDDEFWRGVPFYIRTGKRMNEKSTRIVIEFKNPLKEWYLPKSEKTAPNLLVIEINPNEGVSLQFNSKNILNDGKMRTVHMRVATSQKNVPEAYELLIFDALRGDSTFFAHWKEVELSWKWIQPVLEAFEENLLPLHTYRSGSMGPEASHQLLEEDGFHWW; from the coding sequence TTGAATTCTATGACCTTTGTTTTGTTTGGGGCAACAGGTGATTTAGCTAAAAGAAAAATTTTTCCAGCTTTATATCATTTATTTCTCGAGCAAAAAATGTCTGATTCATTTTCCGTTGTCGGTATAGGCAAACAAGAATTGTCTAATAACGAATTTCAAGCACGTGTGGAGACATCATTAAAAACATTTTCACGACGTTTGCCAAATGATCGTTTCAAAATGGAAGAGTTTCTCCGTTCGTTTCGCTATACTTCTTTAGACGTAACGAATATGGATGAGTATAAAAAGCTGCTTGAAATCGTTCAGCAACGTGAAAAAGAATTGAATATTCCTGAAAACCGCATGTTTTATTTATCTGTTGCGCCAGAGCTTTTTGATGTAATTATGTCGAACATCAAGGAAAGTGGATTAGGCTCTACAAAAGGTTGGAAACGTCTAATTATCGAAAAACCATTTGGACATGATTTGAAATCAGCCCAAGATTTAAACGAAAAGTTAAGTCAAGCTTTCGAAGAAGATGAAATTTATCGGGTAGATCATTATCTCGGAAAGCCAATGGTCCAAAACCTCGAAGCTTTAAAATTTGCCAACCCTGTGTTTCAAGCATTATGGAACAATCAGCACATAGCCAATGTACAAATTACAGCTAGTGAAACGGTTGGGGTAGAAGAAAGAGCGGGTTATTATGACCGGGCAGGGGCGGTTCGCGATATGTTTCAAAATCATATTCTGCAATTGTTAATGATGACAGCCATGCACGTGCCAAAACGGATCAGCTCACAAGACATCCGTAATGAAAAAAGAAAAATCATGGAATCTCTTCGACTACTACAAAAAGAAGAAGTAGGTTTACACGTTGTTCGCGGTCAATACGGTCCGGGAGAAATCCATGGTAAACGAGTTGTTGGATATAAAGAAGAGCCTGGGATTGATGCTTCTTCCACAACGGATACATTCGTTGCGGCTCGTTTATGGATTGATGATGAGTTTTGGAGAGGGGTGCCATTCTATATTCGTACAGGTAAAAGAATGAATGAAAAGTCCACACGTATTGTCATTGAATTCAAAAATCCTTTAAAGGAATGGTACTTACCAAAAAGTGAAAAGACGGCTCCTAATCTTTTAGTGATTGAAATCAATCCGAACGAAGGGGTTTCGTTGCAATTCAATAGTAAAAATATATTAAACGATGGAAAGATGAGGACCGTTCATATGCGCGTTGCGACTAGCCAAAAAAATGTACCCGAAGCCTATGAACTCTTAATTTTTGATGCTTTACGTGGCGACTCGACTTTCTTTGCTCATTGGAAAGAAGTTGAATTATCTTGGAAGTGGATACAGCCTGTTTTAGAAGCATTTGAGGAAAATCTTCTTCCTCTTCACACATATCGTTCCGGTTCGATGGGACCAGAGGCTTCTCATCAATTATTAGAAGAGGACGGATTTCATTGGTGGTAG
- a CDS encoding DNA-binding HxlR family transcriptional regulator (product_source=COG1733; cath_funfam=1.10.10.10; cog=COG1733; pfam=PF01638; superfamily=46785): MGHVCGKVYNCEKELTLAVIGGKWKMLILWHLGKEGTKRFGELKALMPGITQRMLVNQLRELEEDLIVHRKVYPVVPPKVEYSLTEHGKSLMPILDAMYEWGKIYMEAVVKGEVKITESSK; the protein is encoded by the coding sequence ATGGGACATGTTTGTGGTAAGGTATATAACTGCGAAAAAGAATTGACGCTCGCTGTCATCGGGGGTAAATGGAAAATGCTTATTTTATGGCATCTAGGAAAAGAGGGGACGAAGCGATTTGGTGAACTGAAGGCTCTCATGCCGGGCATCACCCAAAGAATGCTTGTTAACCAATTACGGGAGCTAGAAGAAGACCTCATTGTTCATCGCAAAGTCTATCCCGTTGTTCCTCCAAAAGTGGAATATTCCTTAACTGAACACGGAAAAAGTCTCATGCCGATTCTTGATGCTATGTATGAATGGGGAAAAATCTATATGGAAGCAGTCGTGAAGGGCGAAGTAAAAATTACCGAGTCCAGTAAATGA
- a CDS encoding hypothetical protein (product_source=Hypo-rule applied; superfamily=55729) yields the protein MEYRRITSIEDPLFKKMHELMQEVFPPEEVLAFDLWKEPLEDPGIRVCVAVHEGNVVGATEYRYYEDLNVAMTDFTIIGQAGLGIGRFLAQKRLEDLNAWAAANGKQLFGMFAEIYDPYRVEHYEFGGIKPMDPYVRREVLSHLGYKRLDFPYVHPSWNNDGEAVTGLDLCFLPMDDNVNELPADLVVKFLKRYYSVLSNKPKSWFKMIENLEHKDTVLLLNI from the coding sequence ATGGAGTATCGGAGAATTACGAGCATTGAAGACCCTTTATTTAAAAAAATGCACGAATTGATGCAAGAGGTATTCCCTCCTGAAGAAGTATTAGCATTCGATCTTTGGAAAGAACCTCTAGAAGATCCAGGAATTCGTGTGTGCGTTGCCGTTCACGAAGGGAATGTCGTAGGCGCAACCGAGTATCGCTATTATGAAGATTTAAATGTCGCAATGACAGATTTCACGATCATCGGCCAAGCAGGACTTGGGATCGGGCGATTTTTAGCGCAAAAGAGACTAGAGGATTTGAACGCTTGGGCCGCAGCAAACGGAAAGCAGTTATTTGGCATGTTTGCTGAAATTTATGATCCTTATCGAGTAGAACATTATGAATTTGGCGGAATTAAGCCGATGGATCCATATGTTCGCCGTGAAGTATTATCCCATCTTGGCTATAAGCGACTTGACTTCCCTTATGTCCATCCATCTTGGAACAATGATGGCGAGGCCGTAACAGGGCTCGACCTTTGTTTCCTTCCGATGGACGATAACGTGAATGAACTTCCAGCGGATCTTGTTGTGAAGTTTTTGAAACGTTATTATTCCGTCTTATCAAACAAACCGAAGTCTTGGTTTAAAATGATTGAAAATCTCGAACATAAGGATACTGTGTTGCTTTTAAACATTTAA
- a CDS encoding 6-phospho-3-hexuloisomerase (product_source=KO:K08094; cath_funfam=3.40.50.10490; cog=COG0794; ko=KO:K08094; pfam=PF01380; superfamily=53697; tigrfam=TIGR03127), which translates to MQATQYLAEIIQELNRTVDLIADKEAEKLVNGILESKKIFVAGAGRSGFMSKSFAMRMMHMGLDAYVVGETITPNLEKDDILIIGSGSGETKTLVSMAEKAKRLGATVALVTIFPESTIGQLADLTVKLPGSPKDQSDNGYKTIQPMGSLFEQTLLLFYDAIILRCMEKKGLDSNTMFKRHANLE; encoded by the coding sequence ATGCAGGCTACACAATATTTAGCGGAAATCATACAAGAGTTAAATCGTACAGTAGATTTAATAGCTGATAAAGAAGCTGAAAAACTGGTAAATGGAATTTTGGAATCAAAGAAAATTTTTGTCGCTGGCGCAGGTAGATCTGGATTTATGTCCAAATCTTTTGCGATGCGAATGATGCACATGGGGCTAGATGCCTACGTTGTAGGTGAAACCATCACTCCTAACTTGGAAAAAGATGATATTTTAATCATCGGATCCGGTTCAGGAGAAACGAAAACGTTAGTTTCTATGGCTGAAAAAGCAAAACGATTAGGTGCAACAGTAGCGCTTGTCACGATTTTCCCTGAATCGACCATTGGACAACTAGCAGATTTAACTGTTAAACTACCGGGTTCACCTAAAGATCAATCGGATAATGGATACAAAACTATACAGCCAATGGGATCACTATTTGAGCAAACCCTCTTATTATTTTATGATGCGATCATATTGAGATGTATGGAGAAAAAGGGATTGGACTCCAATACGATGTTTAAAAGGCATGCCAACCTTGAATAG
- a CDS encoding hypothetical protein (product_source=Hypo-rule applied; superfamily=52833) — MKEQLKKYLGICGALDHDYLFISVDDTPLTKRQMQAQIESYGKNVVFMQLVTNSATPLPDFQWKQEPGYSNLCRSRSFVNGNG, encoded by the coding sequence ATGAAAGAACAGTTGAAAAAATATTTAGGAATTTGTGGTGCATTAGATCATGACTATCTATTCATTTCTGTTGATGACACTCCTTTAACAAAACGTCAAATGCAAGCACAAATTGAATCATATGGAAAAAATGTGGTATTCATGCAACTTGTCACAAATTCCGCCACACCTTTGCCCGACTTTCAGTGGAAGCAGGAGCCGGGATATTCGAACTTATGCCGTTCTAGATCATTCGTCAATGGAAATGGTTAA
- a CDS encoding tryptophan synthase beta chain (product_source=KO:K01696; cath_funfam=3.40.50.1100; cog=COG0133; ko=KO:K01696; pfam=PF00291; superfamily=53686; tigrfam=TIGR00263), whose translation MSQQTVEKGYFGQFGGSFVPEDLQKALDILEENFEKYKNDPEFNEELKYYFREYVGRDNPLTYAKNFTKALGGAKVYLKREDLNHTGAHKINNAIGQILLAKRMGATRVIAETGAGQHGVATATACAMFGMDCTIYMGKLDTERQALNVFRMELLGAKVVPVESGQGRLKDAVDAALADYVENFKNTFYLLGSAVGPHPYPTMVKHFQSVISEESKKQILEKEGKLPTAVIACAGGGSNAIGAFAHYLDEPNVKLIGVEPEEAPTLTKGVPAVIHGFKCLTLLDENNEPMPTYSIAAGLDYPGIGPEHSYLKESGRAQYVTVSGKEALEAFQQLSKLEGIIPALESSHAVAYAMKLAPQLTKEDIIIVNLSGRGDKDVKQVFEILKK comes from the coding sequence ATGAGCCAACAGACAGTTGAGAAAGGTTATTTTGGCCAGTTTGGGGGAAGCTTTGTTCCGGAAGATTTACAAAAAGCACTTGATATTTTAGAAGAGAATTTTGAAAAATATAAAAATGATCCAGAGTTTAATGAAGAACTGAAATATTATTTCAGAGAGTATGTCGGCAGAGATAATCCGTTAACATATGCAAAAAATTTTACCAAAGCACTCGGTGGAGCGAAAGTATATTTAAAACGAGAAGACTTAAACCATACTGGTGCCCATAAAATCAATAATGCGATCGGGCAGATTTTACTAGCAAAACGGATGGGAGCCACAAGAGTCATTGCGGAAACAGGGGCTGGACAGCACGGTGTTGCAACTGCCACAGCTTGTGCGATGTTTGGTATGGATTGCACCATTTATATGGGTAAGCTAGATACTGAACGTCAAGCTTTAAATGTTTTCCGTATGGAATTGTTAGGTGCAAAAGTTGTTCCTGTTGAAAGCGGACAGGGACGGTTAAAGGATGCGGTAGATGCAGCGTTAGCCGATTATGTGGAAAATTTCAAAAACACGTTTTACTTGCTAGGATCAGCTGTCGGACCACATCCTTATCCAACAATGGTGAAACATTTTCAGTCTGTAATCAGCGAGGAGTCGAAAAAGCAAATTCTCGAAAAAGAAGGAAAACTTCCAACGGCGGTAATTGCTTGCGCTGGAGGAGGAAGCAATGCGATCGGAGCATTTGCCCATTATCTAGATGAGCCAAATGTCAAGTTAATCGGAGTTGAACCTGAAGAAGCACCAACATTGACAAAAGGTGTTCCTGCCGTCATTCATGGCTTTAAGTGTTTAACATTGCTTGATGAAAATAATGAACCGATGCCGACTTATTCAATTGCAGCAGGGCTTGATTATCCTGGAATCGGTCCGGAACATAGCTATTTGAAAGAAAGCGGACGGGCACAATATGTGACTGTGTCTGGAAAAGAAGCGTTAGAAGCTTTTCAACAGTTATCTAAATTGGAAGGGATCATTCCGGCATTGGAAAGCTCTCATGCTGTTGCTTATGCTATGAAGCTTGCTCCACAACTGACCAAAGAAGATATCATCATCGTTAACCTTTCTGGAAGAGGCGACAAAGATGTCAAGCAAGTGTTTGAAATCTTGAAAAAATAA
- a CDS encoding hypothetical protein (product_source=Hypo-rule applied): protein MLHVYVGKAMCIFIQLIGGKNILLRKNLFVRERRFSCLGGDGCSARLSHHVHA from the coding sequence ATGCTTCATGTATATGTTGGAAAAGCAATGTGCATTTTTATACAATTAATCGGTGGTAAAAACATACTTTTACGTAAAAATCTTTTTGTCCGTGAGCGGCGATTTTCATGCTTGGGTGGCGATGGATGTTCTGCGAGACTGTCCCATCACGTACATGCGTAA
- a CDS encoding ribosomal protein S18 acetylase RimI-like enzyme (product_source=COG0456; cath_funfam=3.40.630.30; cog=COG0456; pfam=PF00583; superfamily=55729), giving the protein MYRKEFYVFDQDRPVPAVIRNYEEKDFPGLIRIQQESFPPPFPSELWWNTEQLKNHVTFFPEGALCVEVDGEIAGSMTGLIVDFDPSHPEHTWEEITDNGYIRNHNPNGNTLYVVDIGVRPAYRKLGLGKWLMLSMYEVVIQLRLERLLGGGRMPGYHKKADEMTAEQYLEAVVKGELKDPVITFLLRCGRTPVKVVANYLEDEESCNYAALMEWKNPFYTSKSSQGE; this is encoded by the coding sequence ATGTATCGAAAAGAATTTTACGTCTTTGATCAAGACCGACCTGTTCCAGCAGTGATCCGAAATTATGAAGAAAAAGACTTTCCTGGCTTAATCCGCATCCAACAGGAAAGTTTCCCGCCACCATTCCCCTCTGAGTTATGGTGGAACACGGAACAATTGAAAAACCATGTTACGTTCTTTCCAGAGGGTGCCTTATGTGTGGAGGTTGATGGTGAAATTGCGGGATCAATGACAGGATTAATTGTTGACTTTGATCCTAGCCATCCGGAACATACATGGGAAGAGATCACCGATAATGGATATATTCGTAACCATAATCCAAATGGAAATACGCTTTATGTCGTTGATATTGGCGTGCGCCCTGCTTATCGCAAATTAGGGCTGGGAAAATGGCTGATGCTATCCATGTATGAAGTCGTCATTCAATTGAGATTGGAACGTCTGCTAGGCGGAGGTAGAATGCCTGGCTATCATAAAAAAGCTGATGAGATGACGGCGGAACAATACCTTGAAGCTGTCGTAAAAGGCGAATTGAAAGATCCTGTTATTACCTTTCTGCTTCGCTGCGGCCGCACTCCTGTTAAAGTGGTGGCGAACTATTTAGAGGATGAAGAATCTTGTAATTATGCAGCACTAATGGAATGGAAAAATCCTTTTTATACATCAAAATCTTCACAAGGAGAATGA
- a CDS encoding 3-hexulose-6-phosphate synthase (product_source=KO:K08093; cath_funfam=3.20.20.70; cog=COG0269; ko=KO:K08093; pfam=PF00215; smart=SM00934; superfamily=51366; tigrfam=TIGR03128), producing MELQLALDLVNIPEAKKLVKEVEEYVDIVEIGTPVIINEGLRAVKEIKEAFPNLTVLADLKIMDAAAYEVMKASEAGADIITILGAAEDMSIKGAVEEARKQGKKILVDMIGVKNLEERAKEVDAFGVDYICVHTGYDLQAVGKNSLEDLLTIKRVVKNAKTAIAGGIKLNTLPEVIKAKPDLVIVGGGITGQEDKRAVAAEMKKMIQQGE from the coding sequence ATGGAACTACAATTAGCATTGGATCTTGTAAACATTCCAGAGGCAAAGAAGCTGGTGAAAGAAGTTGAGGAGTATGTGGATATTGTAGAAATCGGCACACCGGTTATTATTAATGAAGGTCTTAGAGCTGTTAAGGAAATCAAAGAAGCGTTCCCTAATTTAACCGTTCTAGCCGATTTAAAAATTATGGATGCGGCCGCATATGAAGTCATGAAAGCATCCGAAGCCGGCGCTGACATTATCACGATTCTTGGAGCTGCCGAAGATATGTCAATCAAGGGAGCTGTAGAAGAAGCGAGAAAACAAGGCAAAAAAATCTTGGTTGACATGATCGGTGTGAAGAATTTAGAAGAGCGCGCTAAAGAAGTGGATGCGTTTGGCGTAGACTATATTTGTGTACACACAGGATACGATCTTCAAGCAGTCGGAAAAAATTCTCTTGAAGATCTTCTAACAATTAAACGTGTCGTGAAAAACGCGAAAACTGCTATCGCAGGCGGCATTAAATTAAACACGTTGCCAGAAGTGATTAAAGCAAAACCAGATCTTGTTATTGTAGGTGGCGGTATTACTGGACAAGAAGATAAACGCGCTGTAGCTGCTGAAATGAAAAAAATGATCCAACAAGGTGAATGA
- a CDS encoding glucose-6-phosphate isomerase (product_source=KO:K01810; cath_funfam=3.40.50.10490; cog=COG0166; ko=KO:K01810; pfam=PF00342; superfamily=53697): protein MAISFDYSNALPFMKESELDHLSEFVKVAHTMLHEKKGPGSDFLGWVDWPIRYDKDEFVRIKQTAERIRSHSDALVVIGIGGSYLGARAAIEALSHTFHNQMNDTTQIYFAGQNISSTYISHLLDVLEGKELSINVISKSGTTTEPAIAFRIFRDYMEKKYGKEEARKRIYVTTDQEKGVLKKLADQEGYETFVIPDDIGGRYSVLTAVGLLPIAVAGLNIDRMMEGAASAYYKYNNPDLLTNGSYQYAAVRNILYRKGKAIELLVNYEPSLHYISEWWKQLFGESEGKDQKGLFPASVDFTTDLHSMGQYVQEGRRNLIETILQVKKTKIELTIQEDQENIDGLNFLAGKTLDEVNKKAFQGTLLAHVDGGVPNLIVELDEMNEYTFGEMIYFFEKACGISGHLLGVNPFDQPGVEAYKKNMFALLGKPGFEVEKAALMKRDPTM, encoded by the coding sequence ATGGCTATCTCTTTTGATTACTCCAATGCATTACCATTTATGAAAGAGAGTGAACTAGATCATCTAAGTGAATTTGTAAAAGTGGCTCATACTATGCTTCATGAAAAGAAAGGCCCAGGATCGGATTTTCTTGGTTGGGTTGATTGGCCGATTCGTTATGATAAAGACGAATTCGTGCGAATCAAACAAACTGCTGAAAGAATCCGGAGTCATTCAGACGCTCTTGTCGTTATCGGCATTGGCGGATCTTATTTAGGGGCAAGGGCCGCTATTGAAGCATTGTCCCATACTTTTCATAACCAGATGAACGATACGACGCAAATTTATTTTGCGGGCCAGAATATCAGCTCTACTTATATCTCTCATTTATTAGATGTGTTAGAAGGCAAAGAGCTGTCTATCAACGTCATTTCTAAATCAGGAACAACGACAGAGCCTGCCATTGCTTTCCGGATTTTCCGCGACTACATGGAGAAAAAATATGGAAAAGAGGAAGCAAGAAAACGGATTTATGTTACTACTGATCAAGAAAAGGGAGTATTAAAAAAGCTTGCCGATCAAGAAGGATATGAAACGTTTGTTATTCCAGATGACATAGGCGGAAGATATTCTGTGCTGACAGCAGTTGGCCTATTGCCAATCGCCGTAGCTGGATTGAATATTGATCGAATGATGGAAGGGGCAGCATCGGCATATTATAAATATAACAATCCTGATCTTTTAACTAATGGAAGTTATCAGTATGCCGCCGTGCGAAATATTCTTTACCGTAAGGGGAAAGCGATCGAATTATTGGTGAACTATGAACCGTCTCTTCATTACATATCCGAATGGTGGAAACAGCTGTTTGGAGAAAGTGAAGGGAAAGATCAGAAAGGACTATTTCCTGCATCCGTTGATTTTACAACAGATTTACACTCCATGGGGCAATATGTTCAGGAAGGTCGCCGAAATCTGATCGAAACGATTCTACAGGTCAAAAAAACGAAAATCGAACTGACAATTCAAGAAGATCAAGAAAATATCGATGGATTGAATTTCTTGGCGGGTAAGACACTGGATGAAGTAAACAAAAAAGCGTTTCAAGGTACGCTATTAGCTCACGTAGATGGCGGAGTGCCTAACTTAATCGTTGAACTGGACGAAATGAATGAATACACCTTTGGTGAAATGATATACTTTTTCGAAAAAGCTTGCGGCATAAGCGGACATTTACTGGGCGTGAATCCATTTGATCAGCCGGGAGTGGAAGCTTACAAGAAAAATATGTTTGCCTTACTTGGCAAGCCGGGTTTTGAAGTTGAAAAGGCAGCTCTCATGAAACGGGACCCTACCATGTAA
- a CDS encoding hypothetical protein (product_source=Hypo-rule applied), with protein MYGIKRLMTKFNIPSNQSLETLKEIAYFFLLF; from the coding sequence ATGTACGGAATAAAAAGATTAATGACAAAATTTAATATTCCAAGTAATCAAAGTTTAGAAACATTAAAGGAGATTGCATATTTCTTTTTATTATTTTAA
- a CDS encoding 6-phosphogluconate dehydrogenase (product_source=KO:K00033; cath_funfam=3.40.50.720; cog=COG1023; ko=KO:K00033; pfam=PF00393,PF03446; superfamily=48179,51735; tigrfam=TIGR00872), producing the protein MKVGLIGLGKMGLNLGKNLVDHKHEVAAFDVNLEAVEEIKKYGATGVSSLKELVLSLERPKIVWMMVPHNVVDSVIREIIPFLSEGDIVIDGGNSHYKESIRRYNELKEMGIHFMDAGTSGGVEGARNGACYMVGGDHEAWSIVEPLFRDTSVQNGYLYAGKAGSGHFLKMVHNGIEYGMMAAIGEGFEILEKSEFDYDYEKVAKVWNNGSVIRSWLMELTERAFSKDAKLDEIKGIMHSSGEGKWTVETALDLHTATPVIAMSLLMRYRSLENDTFTGKVVAALRNEFGGHAVEKK; encoded by the coding sequence ATGAAAGTCGGATTAATCGGTTTAGGAAAAATGGGATTAAACTTAGGTAAAAACCTCGTTGACCATAAGCACGAAGTAGCGGCATTCGATGTAAATTTAGAAGCGGTTGAAGAAATAAAAAAATATGGGGCTACGGGTGTATCCAGTTTAAAGGAACTCGTTTTATCATTAGAAAGGCCAAAAATTGTTTGGATGATGGTTCCACACAACGTTGTTGATTCGGTGATTCGTGAGATTATACCATTTCTAAGCGAAGGCGACATTGTGATTGATGGTGGCAATTCTCACTATAAGGAATCGATTCGTCGCTATAACGAGCTAAAGGAGATGGGAATTCACTTTATGGATGCGGGAACTTCTGGCGGAGTGGAAGGTGCTCGAAACGGAGCATGTTACATGGTTGGAGGGGATCATGAAGCTTGGAGCATCGTCGAACCTCTTTTCCGGGATACATCTGTACAGAATGGGTATTTATATGCAGGAAAAGCAGGCAGCGGCCACTTTTTAAAAATGGTTCACAATGGAATTGAATACGGGATGATGGCTGCCATTGGTGAAGGATTCGAAATATTAGAAAAAAGCGAATTCGATTATGACTACGAAAAAGTAGCAAAAGTGTGGAACAACGGTTCGGTTATTCGTTCATGGCTCATGGAATTAACCGAACGCGCATTTTCAAAAGATGCAAAATTAGATGAAATCAAAGGGATTATGCATTCTTCCGGTGAAGGAAAATGGACAGTCGAGACAGCCTTAGATCTGCACACTGCCACTCCTGTCATCGCTATGTCCTTATTGATGCGCTATCGTTCATTAGAAAACGATACATTTACAGGTAAAGTGGTAGCCGCTCTACGCAACGAATTTGGCGGACATGCCGTGGAAAAGAAATAA